The DNA window AGATTGAACCACTGTACTTTTTTTTTTAGCTAAACTATTCTCGATTTCTTTTAAAAAACCAGCGTCCATCGCTCGTTCCTGTATGTTTTTCATAGCTTTCATGACAATTAGAACATTTGTTTCTATAATGCACTTATCGTGAAAAGTATTAGTTATATTATATtagtaatattatatttattagtgCCTAAAGATATTTTAGTCTATTTACTTTCATTGTAAACCTTAACTATATAAACTCTTTATGTTGTTTCTATAGTTCAATAAGAAACCATATTCTTCTTTTCTCTATGTTATCATGATACCAGAGCCGCCCTATAAATTTGTTTGATGTTTTGAGAGACTGTTAATCCAGTCTATAGTTATTGGAGATCGAATTACGTTTGTCGGattagaaaagaaaaagaagaaaaagaaggggATTTTTCGGATTTTCGGAATTTTCAGGAGCAGCAAGACGAGAATTACGATTTCTCACGTTTTAGCCGTTGGATCGTCTTGAAATTTTGACAGTTGGTTTAGAACATATAGAGGTACATTCTGAACAGTAAagatcgttttttttttttttgttttttaagaCTATTCGATTAGGGAAAAACGAGACTGCAATTTGGGATTTGGAATTTTCGGTTTTTCAGATTTTTCACTTTGATTTGTTCTCGCTTTGTTTGATTGGATTTTTCcaatttttggattttttgaCTCTGTTGATTTGGTTATTTGGGGATTTCAAATTCTGTTGATTCAAGGATTTCAGATTTGAGGATTTCTTCTCTGTGTCTCTTTCATTATAGCTAGTCGTAAGGATGATTCTCTTCAGTCGATTAGTATTCAATTGGATGGTAAAAACTACACGTATTGGAGCTATGTTACGAAGAATTTTTTGCATGGAAATTCTATGTAGAGCTATGTTACAGGTGTGCGGGTTAAACCTACAGACGACCAAGCAAACGATTATGCGGCCTTGGTCGACAATTGGGAGGCTGATAATTCGAAGATTATTACATGGATTAACAATTCTGTTACTCACTCTATTGGTGTTCAGTTGGCTAAAGAGGTATGGGATCATCTGGCTAGATTGTATACGCAGTCTAATTTCGCCAAACAGTATCAATTGGAATCAGATATTCGCGCACTTCAACAGAATGATATGAGTATTCAAGAGTTTTATTCTGCCATCACTAATCTCTGGGATCAGTTGAGTCTGCAGAGCTGCGAGCATTTGAACCGTATATTTCTCGTAGAGAAGCACAACGTCTAGTACAATTTTTGATGCCCCTTCAGAATGATTTCGAGGGATTGCGTGGGACAACACTACATCGTTCTCCTCTTCCATCTGTTGATTCAGTGGTTAATGAACTGTTAGCAGAGGAGATTTGGCTTAAGTCTAAAGTAGATAAGGTGTCTGTCACAAATACGACTCCATCCGTTTTTGCTGCTCCTCAACATTCTCCACCTAGAAACCAAAACAGATCAGCTCCTAAGGTCTCTCCGGATGAATGTGCTTTCTGCAAGGGGAAAGGTCATTGGAAGGCTCAGTGTCTGAAATTGCTGAGTAAAGGCAAGCAACAGCAGCAACAATGACCACCGCAACAACAACGCCCGCCGCAGACTGCTCCATGGTCGTATCGCCCACCTCAGTCCAACAATGCAGTTGCTGCCCCGTCTTTGGATCCATATATGTTTGAGCGGTTTCAGCAGTTCCTTACTTCACAGTCTCATGCCATGTCAGCCTCCTCTCCTAAAGGTTTGTCTTTGTCTGCTAATTCAGGTAAATCGCCTCCTTTATGGATCTTAGATTCAGGCGCTTCTCATCATATGTCTCCTGATATTGATTCTTTTACGTCTGTTACTTCTGCTCCCTTTTTGTCTGTCATGACCGCCGATGGTACTCCAATGCCATTGGTAGGAACTGGCTCTGTTAACACATCTCGTGTATCTCTATCAGATGTATACCATATTCCTAGTCTAACCTTAAATCTTGCATCTATTGGTCAATTATGTGATTCTGGTCCCTCAGTTTTTTTTACTTCTACCAATTGTTGTGTTCAAGACCCGCAATCTCAGAAGGTGATTGGGACAGGCCGTAGGGAAGGGGGACTCTATGTTTTGGATGAGCTCCAAATATCAGATATTGCTGCTTCTAGTGTGGATTTGTCGTCTTTTCGTTTGAGTTGTTCGTCTTCTGATTTTATCTTTGGCATTCTCGTTTGGGTCATGTTTCTGCGTCTCGTTTAAAGTTTTTGTTGTCTACAGGAGTTTTAGGTTATTTATCCCGTCATGATATTTCTGATTGTCGTGGTTGTAAACTGGCTAAATTTTCAGCCTTGCCAAATTTTCAAACTAATGTTcagtcactacatcaagtactgaaaacccatctactctaagtccggatctccacgctaatcttgaatctctcatcctcttcgtgaccgtgatcatgtcccacatgttttcatgcacacataaaaccacaacaacagccggataacttcggtgagaatataatctcagtataaaaaaCGTACACatacaatcatataaacagatataaaagcatgaaacagatatcaaaaacatgtatcaaatctgaacgccatgaattgatataaaactttaaatcaaactctgactccTCATCTCAGaatcgactcatctctaatctagggatcccggttcctggacattgacACAAGataccgaatctcagcgatagaagctgatccgctcctaagcaaacatcgatataaaccaacatccagtgtcttggcacatccgccaaagacttggcacctccgccaatgactaggcacatccgcccatgactcgacacatgctttgctataaatcaatagactaagcatatcaatctcattaattacaaacatcaatgcaataaaataaagtatgtgattttgggaaactcaagtcaaatcaaactcgagtcgtatcctcACGATTCGACATTGATTTCTGGCTCTGTTCTGTCTTTGAAatcttcaataccaatctggaATAACATATTCGAGgaataccatatcaacatataccccAAACAATACCcgatataatttaaaattcaatctaattatgtttcgacggcataacatcgcAATCTTGAAATACCGGTAATACAAACTCAGTATATACCAAtctcaataactcataatcaatcaagaaacacaatctgataccaaatctgtataatctcaatcaaatcgaatctgaaaatgataacgaattcatacggtatccgttcttcgatccggtttcgattatacgatgacaACCATCTCATGAACAACTAATAACAATCATATCAAGATTTCctccatatcatattttcaaatcatatcaaaaagtaataaaacttacgtcctgtcaAAGTCTTTGACGAGAGGAGCACGATAtcaaactcggattgaaaatcggacggacggatcttgcgtaaatcacaaatctatgATCCAAGGAATTTGGGAATTTCTCTGTACCTTCGGTTCTTGTTTCTGAAGAAAGAAAAGATAACTtacatatatatcttgcatggccTAGCAACGTGGCTCATTCTTCTTTCATCTCAGTcaggcgctcgggcggtcaaaaactaccgctcgggcgcggaatgttctgttCGAGACAACTCTTGTTgagcactggcgctcgggcggtcattttctaccgctcgggcgccagactttcTGTCCGATTACTCATCTTGTTATACActggcgctcggacggtcattttctaccgctcgggcgccagacgttcTGTCCGAGTCCTAACcttatggtgcattggcgctcggctTCTCCCTTCACATCTTACCTTAGCTCCTGaaatctcaattctgtcaattaattaaTGTCTGATTACAgtgattaaatctcgggcattacatttctccccctctaagatacgatttcgtccccaaaatcacaagcaatcaaatcatgtcagaaagaaatgtataacagaggctaatcagaaaactcacatcaatgaaataactcgaGGAATCTCTGCCTCATATATGGCtaagtctcccaggtagcttcttcgatgccatgacgactccactgaactttcacaagtggaataatCTTCATCCTGAGCTGCTTTTATTTATGAtcaagaatctggatcggcttctcggagtaactcagtgtctcgtcaagttcggcctcgtctgactgaataatatgagatgcatctGGAAGATACTTCCGTAACagagatacatgaaagacatcatgtattccagataaagaaggcggtaaggtgagtcgataggcacggTCTCccatcttctcgagaatctcataaggcccaatgtatcgtggagacaacttccctttcttgccaaatctgacaacacctctgaaaggagaaatcttcaagaatactctgtctcctgtctcaaataccaacggtctacgacgaacattggcatatttggcctgtcggtcttgagctgttctcatttttttctgaatcagcttcactttctcggtCATATCtggaatcatatcaggcccaatctcaggtacctcagagatatcatcccaataaagaggggatctgcacttcttgctgtacaacgcttcaaatggagccatctcaatactcgtctgatagctattgttgtacgaaaactcacaaagtggcaaagattcttgccaactagtgccaaaatctagcactacagctctaagcatatcctctagtgtttggatagtccgctctgactgtccgtcggtctgaggatgatatgcggtactcagatgtaacttcgtacctagagcttgctgtaaactatgccaaaagtgcgaagtaaaccgaggatcacggtctgatacaatcgacttcggcactccatgcaatctgaccacttctctgacataaatctctgtcatctggtcatgtctgtacgtcatcttgtacggaataaaacatgctgatttggtcaatctgtcaatcacaacccaaatcgcatcacaacctcgggaggaacgtggtagcttcgtcataaaatccatagaaatgtgatcccatttccattcaagaatagACAAGCTGTGTAACAAACCtcttggtttctttctttctgctttcacatgttggcaattcagacattttgatacaaactctgcaatatccgctttcatctgtttccaccaaaactgtcttttcaaatcattatacatctttctgccaccaggatgaatactaaatcgactactgtgcgcttctgacaatatctgtcgtttcaaatctgaaacattcggcacaacaagacgattattcacatacagtacacgattacgtacctgatattctgatcgatgtcctgctctgaccatcgatatcgaattctgcacattctgatcaactttctgagcttctttaattctcaaaatcagctctggtttgaCTTGAATAGCATAAAGTCTCAGCggtttacaatctgtttcaaatgctaatccagacaaacatcaatcttcaatcaaattcgaaacacccatcgtcgataaggataaagaacatacctttcgactcagtgcatcagctgttgCATTGGATTTTCCTGGATTGTActtgatctcacaatcaaaatctttcaataagtcaagccatcttcgttgcctcatattcaattcagactgtgaaatcagatatttcagactcttgtgatcagaataaatctcaaacttctcaccgtataggtattgtcgccaaatctttaatgcaaatacgatggcagccaattcaagatcatgaattgggtagcgaaactcatgtggcttcaattgtctcgaatcataggcaataacatgtcctcgctgcatcaaaacacaacccaatcctctgtgagaagcatcacaataaacaataaaatcaccagtacctgatggaatagtcaagatcggagaactggtcaatctcttcttcaatccGAGAAAGCTGgactcacattcttcagaccatacaaatggtgcgttcttctgagtcagctgagtgataggtttagcaatactcgaaaaatctttaataaatcgacggtaataccctgctaaacccataaaactgcgtatctctggtacagatgtcggtgtaggccaactgatcacggcctccaccttgctaggatcaacagatataccaTTTttagatataatatgacccaaaaatacaacctgtctcagccagaattcacatttagacagcttagcatacagtctctcttttctcagaattctcaacactgttctcaaatgctcagcattatcaatcatattcttcgaataaatcaagatatcatcgataaatataatcacaaaatcatcaagatatttttgaaacacacggttcatcagacccataaatacagctggagcatttgttaaaccaaacggcatgacaataaactcataatggacaTACCTGGTTATGAAAGTTGTCTTCGAAATATCAggatctctgactctcagctgatgatatccatatctcagatcgatctttgaATACACAGAAGAACcctacaactgatcaaataaatcatcaatacgaggcaaagggtatttgttctttaccgtagccttgttcaattgcctgtagtcaatgcagagtctcattgaatcatccttctttctcacaaatagtTCTGGGGCatcccaaggagaaacactcggtctgatgtaacccttggccattaaatcttccaactgctctttcaactctttcaatcaatcggtgccattctatacagagctctagaaatcggaactgtacctggtaccaattcaatgctgaagtatatctctcgaatcggaggcaaacccggaatctcatctgggaagacatcagcaaactcacagaccactggcaaatcagccaatgatgggctcgatttcagtacatcaactgaatacacaaggaatatctctgctcctttctgtaataatcgagtcatagataatgcagatatcaaaggaattctcgatctagaacccttacagtaaaatttccattcatcagtcatctcaggtctgaatctcacaatcttctggaaacaatctacggtagctctgtacttggtcagcatatcgataccgtctaactcaatctcatgccccacataaagaacagttagctaccacaacatcatctggtgcttcctgagcctgttcttttgtcaaagcaaatactttgacctgctgtctcggaggctggctcacagtctggcttcttcctggcctctgctgtgactgaggagtagtcggtggtggctggaaagagtgaacagttGATGATCGTCtgtcagtctgagccactgatccagttGATTCTGCTTCTTGGGATccttgggaacctctctgtggacaaactctagcaaaatgtccctgttgtctgCAAATAcagcaactaccaagtactccttggcattgctctgtgggatgtctcttCCACACGTCCTGCAAAAGACCCCTGtactactctggctctgtcgagaaccaccAGAGATAGATGAACTactccctgacttcttgaactgatttcctcgggctttcaagaaatctttcttcccaccactgctactaccactctcaaatctgggagggggttgctgaAACTGAGTAGAAGGTGGTTcatgtggtctcggtgctggaggaacatactaagctcctttctgtctcatcagacctgcttcagctcctttagctctgttcaaagcatcagcaaagttattcggtctcccTGTGTTAACCAAtgtaaagatatcaggattcagcccattgataaactgatcagcaacagcttcatcattttcaGCAACATTGGGAGCAAAACGCAACAAGGTAGAAAACTTGGCCACACACTCTTCAATGTTCaattgaccctgtctcaaattagcaaactctgccccTTTTTCTTTCTTGTATGACACtgtgaaaaatctttgatagaatttagtcttaaagattttccaagtaatcactgtacctcggtgctccaaagccctcttggtcgtgagccaccagttctttgcaacgtcatgcaattggtgcccaatcagtctaactctgcgctcatctgtgtaatccaatgaatcaaacaacatctctatgtcatcgagccaactctcacactcaacaAAATTCTTTGTGCCCTTCAGAGAcggcggtttgaacgactgaaacctcttcagtaacgtttccatcggtgttgctgtaacatccatcggattggCTGAGGTACTGCCCttttctgggattcttcgaggaggcatatctgattatcaaaagggttagcaatcaAATCTGACAAATGTCTCAGTCCccttctgatcatcttacctctAATCAAGAATcgattctgattcattctcaatagcacatgtttccaatcaaattagataatcaggtaaacatgcatttcaaagcagtaaacatGCTAGCACATAAaggcaggaaagaaaactcaatctaccccgcccACTAgtttctatctcagtctaaggaacctactgctctgataccacctgctgtggggacccgaacctaattcatcttcttcatcattactaggatcatttaattaatctgggtctaaatttttttttaaaatacataattgcggaacataatgaaatcagtatgatataaatatcaacagtaaagtacaagtcctgtacaaagtacatttatttcaaactaatgttcagtcactacatcaagtactgaaaacccatctactctaagtccagatctccacgctaatcttgaatctctcatcctcttcgtgaccctgatcatgtcccacctgttatcatgcacacatacaaccacaacaacagccggataactccagtgagaatataatcccagtataaacaacgtacacatgcaatcatataaacagatataaaagcatgaaatagatatgaATAacatgaaaggggatcggttacggtgaccggaagcgcaacgaaagttaaaatttttgatttttcatcaagaaattttGGCCACCTCTtgttttgtgtagcaaatacaataaaacaccaaatatcatacataggatgttgagaaaatcgttacctatcaacctcttgaggttgatgatggctccaactttgttgtcaaacaacaaagctcttgaatgggatggcaatctacaagctctcctcctatccttcaagaattaggcccaccaccaattTTGTAGATCCACatcacacttgcactagaaaatgtaaggctttttcaaagagaagtgacttgtttctccaacaattgaagaacacaaaaatgagagaaaatttgAGTGAGTtgtccttcaaattttcggccaacaCCCATGTGGAATGAGGGatgatgagttgtcttggtagtgcaaaaagttgatccaaaaaagttgcatgccatgcaatattttaatcaaaagtattctccaacctttcatctcccaagcatgcatatcaagtgggcttgtaacaattacaaggcctatggacttttatttaaatgtcccaaacatatttgagctcatttatagtttacttgattttactcaagctcactagttaaataattatttccaattgggctctacaaggcccaatgttatttaattaattcaacacttgaattaatttaattatttggactctactagacccactagtgtttaattaattcaacacttgaattaatttaatttagtccataataatgtttatgaaaatcacaattttcaaatacattattcacttggcctacttttaatttaggaacacattcataaattaaaagttacatttctctcatagaagtcatacttctatttttccttacgcttataaactcatttataagccgttcaacactttgaactattttacttctcaacgggaactagaaagctagtacttgtgtggccctcaatggttcattgatacaactagccgtgagttcacatctccatgttattcggactaaacatgtccttatatgagcatacccaaattgctccattcttatttatcagctccttgataataagaacgtcagaacccaagtctgatagtacccaaccaatcatgttaaacgcctaacagtattgcttacatgattccctaggtatcaaatgatagtgcctgcaagaaccattcaattatggttagcgtacagtacggtcccttcaactcatatatcccgaccgattcgacaaccattggtttatcgagagttgtcaatgaatcgatactatgtgtcatgttgtagttgcatcgatggtgtaatctatgaaacccctttcataattaccaccatactctgatcagagatttcatactacatacacataggatatccatacccgaaggtaagcggtgaatccccgactacaatgcatcgactcctatatgtttcgacaaaacacccaatcttgccacctgatgacccctaaagagtcggtaaacaagtcaaagtgtaattctagcacatagagtctcaatgttgtcccgagtcataaggactaatggtgtaaaaccataaactaggacgtttccactcgataagtgagaaccacttggaaagtcttttatggagggttgttcagtgcactctaccaggagcacctatctgcatgctcggacatcacaatgtcccctaccaatgaaacatggtactcatatcgcagatactagtctcgaactctagcggcctataaccttcttagcggcggctgaatcgactaggaactgtttaaaatatacagtattccaaatatgagtttcatgatactcatcatatgagcatctcatattctttctactatttgtatattcaaggtctttatctatgcaactagcatgggtatacagataaagatttgccaaaacaataatttcaaatattattaaaataaagattgcttatacatagagtttcatcgtgaacactcggccaacacttagcTCGAccggcacctactctaacaatctcccacttgcactagagccaactacccatatgcttcaaacctattgattcgcgatgcatctcgaataatggtccaggtaaaggcttagctagtggatcggcaacattatctgcggagccgactatgtcaatcgacacttctcctctttccacaatctctcggaggatgtggtactttctcaatacgtgtttggacttctgatgagacctcggctcctttgcttgagctaaagctcccgtgttgtcacacaacaccgggagaggagcaactccattaggaatgacgtccaactcttagacgaaattccttatccaaacagcctcccttgctgcatctaatgcagcaatgtattcggcctctgtgctggaatccgtagtattgtcttgcttggaactcttccaagagacagcagcaccattgagcatgaatacaaacccagaggttgacttcgagtcatcgatatcgctttggaagctaaagtcggtatagccttccaatttcagttctccaccccatagaccaagaacaatttattggtccttctcaactacttgaggatgtctttcacagctttctagtgtggaagaccagggttcgattgatatctactcactacacttagtgcgaaagccacgtcaggacgtgtagatatcatcccatacatgatgctaccaatcgcagatgcataaggaatgcttgtcatcgccgctatctctgcatcagtcttgggagacatagacttggatagggacacgccatggcacattggtagatgtcctctcttggactcatccatcgagaaccgcttcacgatggtatcaatgtatgtggattgggtgagactaagcaatcttcttgatctatctatATATATCTGTATTCCCattacaaaagatgcttcacccaagtcctgtatcgagaacttatTTGCTaatcatatcttagttgattgcaacattcctacatcattcccaatgattagaatgtcatcaacataaaacaccagaatgtcacaacactcccactgaccttcttatacacacagggttcctcaagattcttagcaaaaccaaactctttgattgtactgtcgaatctgaggttccaactcctagatgccttctttagaccataaatagatctttgaagtttgcataccatatgctcacttccgatagatgtaaaccctccaggtttgagacatgtaaatctcttccttaatatccccattaagaaaggttgtcttgacatccatctgccatatctcatagtcataccattcagctatggctagcaaaatccttatggacttgaacattgcaactggagaaaaggtttcctcaaagtcaactccttgtctttgagtatatctttttgccaccaatcgcgctttgaaggtcaataccttcccatccgtcccaagtttcctcttgtaaatccatttacaccctatgggaaaaattccctcaggtggatccacgagattccacacttggttcgaatgcatggaattcatctcagattccattgcttcaagccacttggatgaatcggcatcagataacgcttccttgaaggtacttggatcacatccatggttaggctcatcatggccctcttcaagaagcagaccatacctcataggtggtctcgagactctctcggatcttctaggagcttgtatctcctctcttggctcttcgggtgtgggttttataactgtgggtgtctctcgaaccttttcgagttctatcatctccccttttctatccaatagaaattccttttcaagGATGCAtacctagaaacaaacacctttgtttttttgggatgatagaagtagtatccaatcgaattctttggatatcccacaaagtaacataaaatggatcgac is part of the Primulina tabacum isolate GXHZ01 chromosome 18, ASM2559414v2, whole genome shotgun sequence genome and encodes:
- the LOC142532357 gene encoding uncharacterized protein LOC142532357, which gives rise to MILFSRLVFNWMSYVTGVRVKPTDDQANDYAALVDNWEADNSKIITWINNSVTHSIGVQLAKEVWDHLARLYTQSNFAKQYQLESDIRALQQNDMIESAELRAFEPYISRREAQRLVQFLMPLQNDFEGLRGTTLHRSPLPSVDSVVNELLAEEIWLKSKVDKVSVTNTTPSVFAAPQHSPPRNQNRSAPKVSPDECAFCKGKGHWKAQCLKLLSKGKQQQQQ